TCGGCGAGCCGATCCCGGCGCCTGCGCGTTCGGAAGGCTCACGGGTCTCCCGGCGTGCCGTCGCCGAGGTCTCCCAACGGCTGCACTCCACCTTGCAAGACCTCTTTGACGAGGCTCTCAGAGGCGCAGGCCGGGCCTAGGCCTCCGCCTCGGGGACCGTTCCGGGGACTCATGAGCAGTTCCGTAACTCTGGGCTAGTGGGTTAGCCCCGCGAGAGCCATAGCAGCCGACATCTCGCGATCGTCGGGGAGGGGAGTCCCGCCGGCGGTCGGATCGGCCCCGGGCGCCAGTCCGGCGACCGCTGCGGCCGCTGCGAGGTTGCGAACCGAGTCCCGTAGCTCGCGTGGGAGCGGGAAGTACTCGTCCTCGTCGACGGCCCGTACTTCCTCGACACCCTTCCGGGGTGCGAGCTTGGCGATGATCGCTTCGACAACTTCCTCCGGAGCCGACGCGCCGGCGATGACGCCTACGGTACCGGAGACATCGTCGGGCAGCTCGTGGGGGCCGTTGACCCGCAGCACGCGGGGACAACCGGCGGCGATGGCGGTGCGCTCCAGCGCCCGCGTGTTCGACGAGTTCTCCGACCCGATCACCACCACCTCGTCACAGCGGGGGGCGATGGTCTTCAGGGCCTTCTGGCGGTTGGTCGTCGCAAAGCACAGGTCGGACGTACCCGGCACCCACACATCCGGCCAGCGAGTTCGAGCCGCCTCCAGAAGAGCCTCCCATTCATCTACCGCCAAGGTGGTCTGGGCGAGAAAAGCGACCGGACCATCGAAGCTGGGCAGCGCCTCCAACTCTTCAAGGTGCTCTACCCGATGAACCGCGTCTGGAGCGACCGCAGTGGTCCCGATCGCTTCCTGGTGACCCTCGTGGCCGACGTAGACGATGGAGTAACCCTTCCCCGACCTGACCTTCACCTCATGGTGGACCTTCTTCACCAGCGGGCAAACCGCGTTCACGACGGCGCCGCCGCGCTCTCGAGCCGCGGCGACGATCTCGGGAGGGGAACCGTGAGCGGAAAGCATCATCGGTGCGCCCTGGGGCACCTCGGCCACGTCCTCGACGAAGACAACGCCCATCTCGCGGAACCGGTCGACGACAACCTTGTTGTGGACGATCTCGTGGTAGCAGTACACGGGCGGCTCGAACACCCTCGTCATCCACGCCAGTGATTTGATCGCCATCTCCACGCCGGCGCAGAACCCGCGGGGCGACGCGAGCAGCACCTTCTCCACGTTCACGACCCCCAGGCTACCGGGCTGCCGGATCACGGCTTACGGCCGGTGTGGGGTTGGGTCCCCGCGCTCCAGAGGAGGCCAGGTCCCGGCCGGCGGGTCCGCGTGCCGGGTCATTGTGATGGCCGGGCGTGGAACTCACCTATCCTTGAGGGGCCATGTCCATGCCCCGTGTGGTGGCGGTGACCCCTGGGTCGCCAGCCGCCCGGGCCGGTTTCCAGCCAGGCGACGAGATCGCTGCGATGGAAGGCCAGCTCCCCCGCGACATCATCGAATACCAGCTCATCGCCGACCAGGACCGGATCGCGTTCGACGTGCGGCGAGGCGGTCTCGAGTTGTCGCTCGAGGTCGAGCGGAACGGGGCGGAACCGCTCGGGATCGAGGTCGACGCCGCACTCTTCGACCGGGTGCGAACATGCGACAACCACTGCGAGTTCTGCTTCATCCACCAGCTGCCCAAGGGCATGCGCAAGAGCCTTTACACCCGCGACGACGACTATCGCCTGTCGTTCCTGTACGGCAACTTCACGACCCTCACCCGGTTCACCGAGCTCGATCTCGAGAGAGTCGTCACCGAAGGACTGTCCCCGCTGTGGGTGAGCATTCACGCCACAGATCCCGATGTCAGGGCAAGGATGTTGCGCAATCCTCGCGGTGCCACCAGCCTACGGTGGCTACGAGCTCTGCTCGACAACGGAATCGAGATTCACGGACAGATAGTCGTCTGTCCCGGAGTCAACGACGCGGCGATACTCGACGACACGCTCGCCGGTGTCCTCGACCGATACCCGGAGCTGGCCAGCATCGCTTGCGTCCCTCTCGGAGTGAGCCGTTTCAACAACGAGCCGGCGATGCGGCCGCACACAAAGGACGAAGCCGAACGGGTCGTGGACCTGGTTGAGAGCTGGCAGGAGACCTTCCTCCTGGCTCTCGGCCGGCGTCTCGTGTACGCCGCCGACGAGTACTACCTGTTGGCCGGCCGCCCCTTTCCCACGATCGAGACCTACGGCGCGGTTGCTCAGCACGAAAACGGTGTCGGCATGGCCGCAGCCTTCGAAGCTCGGTTCCGAGGGCGTCTCGAGGCTCCCGAGGGCGGACCGGGCGGCTTCTTCCAGTCGGTCGACGGTGCGCCGGCGGCCGGCTACCGCGCCCCTCGCACCAACGGCCTGAACATTGCCCCGTCGAAGGAGGCGCCGGTCACCGTGGTCACCGGTGTTTACGGAGCCCGCGTGCTCGCGCCGTTGATAGCCGAAGTAGCGCCGGACGCCGAGGTGATGGCGATCACGAACTCCTTCTTCGGGGGCAACACCGGCGTCGCCGGCCTTCTAACCGGGTCAGACCTCACCGTGGCCCTCAGCAACGCGCCGATCGGTCGCCGCTACCTCCTGCCAGACGTATGCCTGTCGAGCGGGCGTTTCCTCGACGGCATCGCGCTGACTGATCTTCCCCGTCACGTCGAGGTCGTTGCATCCGACGGGGCGGCCTTGCGCGCCGCGCTCGTCGGAAGCTCCAAATGAAAAAGGACTCCGGGTCGGCGACTACCGCTGTCTCCACACGGCCGGTCGTCGCAGTGGTCGGGAGGCCGAACGTCGGAAAGAGCACCCTGGTCAACAGGATCGTCGGTCGTCGCGAGGCGATCGTGGAAGAGCAGCCCGGTGTAACCCGCGATCGGAAGTTTCTCGATGCCGAATGGGCGGGAAGAGAGTTCACCGTCGCCGACACGGGCGGTTGGCTGGCGGCAGGCAGCACGCTCGACGCGCAGGTGAGTGCTCAGAGCGAGCGGGCGGTGAAGGATGCCGATGTGGTTGTTTTCGTCATCGACACATCAGTGGGCATCACTGACGAGGATGCGAAGGTCGCAGAACTGCTTCGACGGACGGGGCGACCGGTTGTCGTCGTTGCCAACAAGGTGGACGGCGAGAGCCGCGACGCCGACGCGTGGGTATTTGCAAGGCTCGGACTCGGGGACCCAATTCCGGTCAGCGCGATTCACGGCAGAGGGACAGGGGACATGCTGGACGCGGTGGTGGCTCTTTTTCCTCAGCCACGTGCGCAGCCGGAGGACGAGCCGGCCACGAATGCGCCGTCGGTCGCGATCGTCGGCCGACCTAACGTCGGCAAGTCGACTCTGTTCAACCGGCTCATCGGCGACGAGCGCTCAGTGGTTCATGACGTTCCCGGAACGACCCGTGACTCGGTTGACACGCTCGTATCAACGCCTGATGGCGACATCCGCTTCATCGACACGGCCGGCATGCGCCGGCGAGCCAAGGAAGCCGAGGGTGCGGAGTACTACTCACTGGTGCGCGCGTTGCAAGCCTTGGACCGGGCCCAGGTTGCGCTGTTGGTGATCGACGCTACCGACGGTGTTACCAAGCAGGACCAGCGCCTGGCCGAACGCGTGGACGCTTCCGGCAGCCCGATCGTCATCCTCCTCAACAAGTGGGAGTTGCTCGACTCAGAGCGGCGCACAGAGGTCACCTCAGAGGTCGAGGACCGGCTTGGGTTCCTTTCCTACGCCCCGGTGCTGAAGATCAGCGCTCGCACCGGTCTGGGCGTCCACAAACTCCTTCCGGCGCTGCTCGACGCCATGGATGCTTCGGGAAAGCGGGTGCCGACAGCCGAGCTGAACCGGGTGATCGCGCTCGCACAGTCGGCGCACCGGTCACCCGGAGGCCGGATCCTGTACGCGACCCAGGGCGGGACAGACCCTCCCACCTTCACCCTCTTTGCCACCAAATCGGTGCCGGCTCCCTACCTGCGCTACCTGGAACGGCGCCTCAGAGAGCACTTTGCATTCGGTGCTACGCCGATCGTTTTCAGGGTTCGGCGTCGCGCGAGTTAGCCCCAGGAACTTAACACCGCATTGAAATAGCAGGGACGTCCTTCGGATAGCGTTTTGGGCATGTTCACGCAGCCGTGGCTGGCCGCGGCGGCGGTGTTTTGTGCGATAGCCGCCGCGCTTTGGGGGCGGGCAGCGGCCCGCCTGGCGCGCGCGGCGCGCCGAATCGAGGCCGAGACGGCGTCATCTTCCCACGGCCGCGACGCGGCCGAGCTGGCCCGCTCGGCGTTCGACAAGGACCTCCACACCGCGATCCTGTACTCGATCCTGACCGTCGCCCTGGCGGTGGCATCCTGGTCGCGTTCGGTCTGGTACGAGCTGCCGTTGTTGGCGGTGAGCATCCCGGTTGTTGTGTCGATTCGTTACGCGCCGCGCTTTTTCGACGAGGCCCGACTCGCGGAGAACAGGGCGATGCTGGAGCGCCGCGCGGAGGAGGTACTTGCCCAGGAGCAGCTCGCCCCACGTCGATGGGCGGACCGGTTGGCGCCCGAAAGCCTTCCGCACATCGAGGGTTTCGATCTAGGGCGGGTGTACGAGCCGGGAACCGGGATGATGGCCGGGGACTTCTACGACGTGTTCGTTACCGGCCCCGGACGAATGGCTGTTGTGATCGGCGACGTTGCGGGGCACGGGATCGAACCGTCGATCACCGCCTTCCAGGTGAAGTACCTGTTGCGTACGTTCCTGCGGCAGTACCGCGACCCGGCGCAGGCCCTGGAAGAGCTGAACAAGTTGATGTCGACGGGGAGCAGGCCGGAGGATCTGGTGTCGGTGTGTGTCGTCGTCTTCGACAGCGATGCCGGCACGTTGCGGCATGCTTCGGCGGGGCATCCGCCTGCGTGGCTGTGGCAGGACTCCGAGATGCGTTCGCTACGGGCGACGGGGCCGCTTCTGACGCTCGACCCGATCGCCGGGTACTACTCGAGGGAACTGCCGTTGACGAGCGGCGACCTCCTCGTGCTTTACACCGACGGTCTAGCCGAGGCGCGCTCGGGCGGCCAAGTGTTCGGCGAGGACCGGATCGCCGCGCTCATCCGGCGCGACCCTGGACAGGACACGACCATCCTCTGCAAGTCGCTTCTCGAAGCGGCCCGCGACTTCGCATCCGAGCCGCTGAGCGACGATGTGGCGATCCTGGCGGTGCGCCGGATCTAGATTTTTTCAAGCGGCGGTACCTTTGAACCGGTGCCTTGGTGCGACGACTGCAGCAAGTTCTGGAACGACGAGACCCTGGGCGAAGAACGGATATGTCCGAGTTGTGGCCGGGTCCTCGTCGCCCCCCGCAAGGGGGTCCCATGGCACTTCAAGCTGATGCTGGCAGCCTTGGCCGTGTACATGGTGTACCGGATCTACTGGCTCATCGAGTGGCTTCCCAAGCACATCTAACGGACTAGGGTCGTAGTCCCACCGGGCGGTGGCGCAGTTTGGTAGCGCACCAGACTGGGGGTCTGGGGGCCGCGGGTTCAAGTCCCGCCCGCCCGACAGGAATGGCCCCGGGGCGCGATCCCCGGGGCCGACTGTTGCGAGGTCAACTGCCGCGAGGCCGCCTCCTCCTGGCAGAATGGAGACGTGATTACCGACGACGAACGTGCTCAGCGCCTCGCCAATCTCAATGAGCTGATGGACCTCATGCGCCCGGCCGTCCAATCCGACGGTGGCGACCTGGTGCTGGTGAGCGCTGACGTCGAGTCCGGCGTCGTCGAAGTGCAGCTGCAGGGCTCATGCTCCTCATGCGCAATCAGCAGCACGACGCTTCAGGCCGGAGTGGAGCGGATTCTGAAAGAGCGTCTCGACTGGGTCACCGAAGTGATCGGGGGCGTGGACGAGGACATCGACTGGGAGACCTCGGCCGCGATGGGCCGCGGCGGGTACACCCCGGCCTGGTAGCCACCGAGTGGCGACGGCCGCCGGCCCCCGGCGCAATCGCTTCGTCCCCGGAGTCATCGCTCTCGCCGCTCTTTTGGCCATAGGGATCATCTTCGGCGCCGGCGCCGACCTGACCCATCCAAGTCCGCACTCACTTAGCGGCCGTGATATCTCATCTCAGATCGAGCTCGGCATCCAGACCGAGAAAGGGCTCACCAACCTGCCCACGGTCACCTGCCCGTCGTCCGAACCGGTGAAGGCCGGGCTCAGCTTCGAATGCTCCGTCACCGGCCTCCCTAGGGCGGGAGCATCGAACGTCGAAGTAACCGAAATGGACGGCAGGGGACATTTGCGCTGGCAGCTCGTCTCTCCCTGACCGCCGCTTCCGTCGCCTCCGCCGCTTCGGTCGCTGACGAGCCGGTCAGACCTTGACCGTGCCGCTGATCTCTGTCAGCAACCGGCTGACGCGGGTTCTCGACGTTTCGAGCTCGGCGCGGAAGTCATGCAAAGCAGCGAGCTTGGCGTCGACGGTTCGCATGAGCTCTTCGCGGACCTCGAGCGCCTGGCGCAGAAGGTCCCGACGTCGTGGCGACCCTTCCGACGCTGCGTGGTACTGCTCCTTTATCGCGGCGAGCCGATCGTCGCTGTCGAGGATGACCCTGATCTCGTCGAGGTTGAACCCGAGGAGAGACTGCAGATCTCGGATGCGCCGGACCCTGTCCAAGTCGGACGGTGCGTAGCGGCGCATCCCTCCGGGGGTGCGCCCGGTCGGCTTCAGCAGACCGATCTGCTGGTAGTAACGAAGCGCTCGCTCGGAAACGCCGCATTCCGCCGCGGCGCGGCTGATGCCCAGCATTTCGATGTCGGGAATCGCCGCATCGGGTGTGGCGACCTTGGGCCTCCGTGAAGAAGTCAATCCGATGCTCCTTCAAGAGCTGCGCTGTTGAAAGCCTCCACCTCAACGCTCGCCGCGGCCACCTCGCCTGCGCCGGCGAGTCCCTCTCCTATCTCCGCCGACAACGTCTCACGCTGGTGCACGTATTGCGCCCCGCGCAGGACCGACGCCACCGCAGCGACCAGGGTGACCGCCGCCGCGAAGTAGAGCGCGAGATGCAGACCGTGAGCGAACGGGGAAGAGATCAATCGCGGGAAGAACTCACGGCCGGTGAGGTACGCGGCCTTCGAATGGGGGAGAGCGGTCAGAACGCCCGTGTGACCGAGCTCGATCTGAACCGCGTTGTACCCCAGAAAGGCGGAGAACAGGGCGCCGATCGGCGGAAGCGACGCCACCGACCGGGCGGCACCGGCTGGCACTCCCTGGGCCACCAGCCCGCTGTACAGATGCGAGGGAAGGCTGGCGGCCAGTCCGAGCGTGATGACCGTGAAGAACGCTCCCATCGACAGGACGTTCGCCGAGTTCTGGAAGGTGGTCAGCATTCCAGCTCCCACACCGCGTTGGCTCGCCGGGAGACTGTTCATCACCGCCGCCTGGTTCGGAGAAAAGAACATCCCGGCACCCAGAGCCCAAACGAGGATCAGAACCGCAAATGCGAGGTAGGAAAAGTTGATCGGGAGCAGGTTCATCAGGATGAAGGCAAGTCCGCTGATCGCGAGCCCCGCGGTCGCGAACGGTCGTGCCCCGAAGCGATCCGAGAGCACTCCTGATATCGGGCCGGATGCGAGAAAGCCGACGGTCATCGGGATCATGTAGATGCCCGCCCACAAGGGAGTCTGGTCGAAGCTGTAGCCGTGGAGCGGCAGCCAGATGCCCTGTAGCCAGATGATCAGGACGAACTGAAGCCCGCCTCTGCCCATGGCGCCGAACGCCCCCGCGACCGAGCCGGCGGTGAACGCACGGATCCGGAACAGATGGAGCCTGAACATCGGCTCCGGAACCCTGAACTCTATGAAGACGAAGAGCACCAGCAGGACGATTCCCGCCGCGATCGTCGCGTCGACGAAGGGATTGGTCCAGCCCATGGTGTGGTGGCCGTAGGGCTGGATGGAGTACACGATTCCGACGAGCAGGAGAATCAACCCCAACGCGAATGTGATGTTCCCGGCCCAGTCGATACGCGAGGGGGTGCGAACCCCGTTGTCGTGCAGCTTCAGGTAGGCCCAGATGGTCGCAAACAGCCCGACCGGGACGGACACCAGAAATACGAGCCGCCACTCGACTGGGGCTAGGAGGCCCCCGAGGATCAACCCGATAAAAGATCCGCTCACGGCAGCGACGCCGTTGATGCCCATCGCCATCCCGCGCTCGTTGGGTGGGAACGCATCAGTGAGGATCGCGCTCGAGTTCGCGAAGAGCAGGGCCCCACCTACTCCTTGAAACACCCGCATGACGATCAGCCAGATCGCCGCGACGGTGCCGGTCATCCACGTGACGGACAGGAGTATCGAAAAGAAGGTGAAGACCGCGAAGCCGAGGTTGTACATCCGGACCCGGCCGAACATGTCGCCGATACGCCCGAAGCTCACCACCAGGACCGCGGTGACGAGCAGGAAACCCATCAGCATCCAAAGGAGGTACGAGGTGTTGGCGGGTCCCAGCGGGTCGAGGTGGATTCCCTGGAAGATGTTCGGGAGCGAGATCAGCAGGATCGACTGGTTGATCGTCACCATCAACACGCCGAGCGTCGTGTTCGACAGGGCGATCCACTTGTAGCGCGGGTTCTGCTCAGCCCGCGGGGGGGACCGGTCTGCCATCATCGACCAGGTTACCTCGAACTCTTACGTCAACGTCAGATTGGTTCTCGGAATCGCACCAGCGTGAGTTCGTCCCCTAACCAGCAAACCGGGGTCTCGCGACCGTAGACTCCCGGCATGGTCGCCCAGTCGCGGGAGGAGAGCCGGATCCTCACCGTGCCGAATCTGGTGACCCTTCTCCGGCTTCTCTGCATACCTCTTTTCGTCCTTCTGATCGCGCGACCGCACCGAGCCGGCTGGTATCCGGCCGCACTCCTGCTCGGCGTTCTCGGCGCAACCGATGGGGTCGACGGCTACGTCGCCCGTCACTTCAACCAGGTGTCCACACTCGGCAAGGTGCTGGACCCGATCGCTGACAGGTTGCTGCTCGGGGTCGCCGCGATAGCGATCATCGCGGTCGGGGCGATACCCCTGTGGGTTGCGGTTATCGCGCTGAGCCGCGAGGCGCTGGTCGCCGGCGGTTTCCTCTTTGTCGCCGCGGCCGGAGGGCGGCGCATGGACGTCCAATGGGCGGGCAAGGCCGGCACCTTCGGGATGATGTTCGCGTTTCCGCTGTTTCTAGCCGGGCACGCCAACGACAGCTGGCACTCGGTTGCCGAAGCACTCGCCTGGATCGCCGTCATTCCCGCTCAGGCGCTCGGTTGGTACGCCGCAGTCACTTACCTGCCCAAGGCGCGTGCAGCGCTCGCGGAAAGCCGCAATGAGCGGGAGGGGGCGCCCGCGTGAAGGCCGTGATCATGGCGGGCGGAGAGGGGACCCGACTGCGGCCGCTTACCAGCAACCAACCGAAGCCGATGATGCCGATCGCCAACCGGCCGATGATGGAGCACATCGTCGAGCTGCTCAAGAAGCACGCCCTGCATGACATCGTCGTCACTGTCGCTTACCAGGCGAACGCGATCAGGACCTACTTCGGGGACGGCTCGGAGTTCGGCGTCAAGATGGTGTACGCGACCGAAGAGAACCCCCTCGGCACTGCCGGCTCGGTCAGGAACGCGATGGCCGAGTTGACGGAAACGTTCCTGGTCATCTCGGGCGACGTGCTGACGGATATCGATCTGGGCGCGATCGTCGAATACCACCGTGAGAAGAAGGCTCTCGCGACGATCGGGCTGAAGGCGATGGAGAACCCCCTCGACTTCGGGATCGTAATCACCAAAGAAGACGGCGCCGTCGAGCGGTTCCTCGAAAAGCCGAGCTGGGGCCAGGTCTTCTCCGACACCATTAACACCGGCGTTTACGTGCTCGAACCCGACGTCTTCGAGTACATCCCGCCAGAGAAGCCGGTCGACTTCTCGTCCGATGTCTTCCCGAAGCTGCTCGACGACGGGCGACCGATATTCGGCTATGTAGCCGAGGGTTACTGGGAGGACGTCGGCACGCTCGACGCGTACGTCAAGGCGCACCAGGACGTACTCGACGCGCAGGTCGGACTTGAGATCCCCGGATTCCGGCTGGGCGAAGGAGTATGGCTCGGAGA
The genomic region above belongs to Acidimicrobiales bacterium and contains:
- the ispH gene encoding 4-hydroxy-3-methylbut-2-enyl diphosphate reductase, producing the protein MNVEKVLLASPRGFCAGVEMAIKSLAWMTRVFEPPVYCYHEIVHNKVVVDRFREMGVVFVEDVAEVPQGAPMMLSAHGSPPEIVAAARERGGAVVNAVCPLVKKVHHEVKVRSGKGYSIVYVGHEGHQEAIGTTAVAPDAVHRVEHLEELEALPSFDGPVAFLAQTTLAVDEWEALLEAARTRWPDVWVPGTSDLCFATTNRQKALKTIAPRCDEVVVIGSENSSNTRALERTAIAAGCPRVLRVNGPHELPDDVSGTVGVIAGASAPEEVVEAIIAKLAPRKGVEEVRAVDEDEYFPLPRELRDSVRNLAAAAAVAGLAPGADPTAGGTPLPDDREMSAAMALAGLTH
- a CDS encoding DUF512 domain-containing protein — encoded protein: MSMPRVVAVTPGSPAARAGFQPGDEIAAMEGQLPRDIIEYQLIADQDRIAFDVRRGGLELSLEVERNGAEPLGIEVDAALFDRVRTCDNHCEFCFIHQLPKGMRKSLYTRDDDYRLSFLYGNFTTLTRFTELDLERVVTEGLSPLWVSIHATDPDVRARMLRNPRGATSLRWLRALLDNGIEIHGQIVVCPGVNDAAILDDTLAGVLDRYPELASIACVPLGVSRFNNEPAMRPHTKDEAERVVDLVESWQETFLLALGRRLVYAADEYYLLAGRPFPTIETYGAVAQHENGVGMAAAFEARFRGRLEAPEGGPGGFFQSVDGAPAAGYRAPRTNGLNIAPSKEAPVTVVTGVYGARVLAPLIAEVAPDAEVMAITNSFFGGNTGVAGLLTGSDLTVALSNAPIGRRYLLPDVCLSSGRFLDGIALTDLPRHVEVVASDGAALRAALVGSSK
- the der gene encoding ribosome biogenesis GTPase Der, whose translation is MKKDSGSATTAVSTRPVVAVVGRPNVGKSTLVNRIVGRREAIVEEQPGVTRDRKFLDAEWAGREFTVADTGGWLAAGSTLDAQVSAQSERAVKDADVVVFVIDTSVGITDEDAKVAELLRRTGRPVVVVANKVDGESRDADAWVFARLGLGDPIPVSAIHGRGTGDMLDAVVALFPQPRAQPEDEPATNAPSVAIVGRPNVGKSTLFNRLIGDERSVVHDVPGTTRDSVDTLVSTPDGDIRFIDTAGMRRRAKEAEGAEYYSLVRALQALDRAQVALLVIDATDGVTKQDQRLAERVDASGSPIVILLNKWELLDSERRTEVTSEVEDRLGFLSYAPVLKISARTGLGVHKLLPALLDAMDASGKRVPTAELNRVIALAQSAHRSPGGRILYATQGGTDPPTFTLFATKSVPAPYLRYLERRLREHFAFGATPIVFRVRRRAS
- a CDS encoding PP2C family protein-serine/threonine phosphatase; this translates as MFTQPWLAAAAVFCAIAAALWGRAAARLARAARRIEAETASSSHGRDAAELARSAFDKDLHTAILYSILTVALAVASWSRSVWYELPLLAVSIPVVVSIRYAPRFFDEARLAENRAMLERRAEEVLAQEQLAPRRWADRLAPESLPHIEGFDLGRVYEPGTGMMAGDFYDVFVTGPGRMAVVIGDVAGHGIEPSITAFQVKYLLRTFLRQYRDPAQALEELNKLMSTGSRPEDLVSVCVVVFDSDAGTLRHASAGHPPAWLWQDSEMRSLRATGPLLTLDPIAGYYSRELPLTSGDLLVLYTDGLAEARSGGQVFGEDRIAALIRRDPGQDTTILCKSLLEAARDFASEPLSDDVAILAVRRI
- a CDS encoding NifU family protein, whose amino-acid sequence is MITDDERAQRLANLNELMDLMRPAVQSDGGDLVLVSADVESGVVEVQLQGSCSSCAISSTTLQAGVERILKERLDWVTEVIGGVDEDIDWETSAAMGRGGYTPAW
- a CDS encoding DUF4333 domain-containing protein encodes the protein MATAAGPRRNRFVPGVIALAALLAIGIIFGAGADLTHPSPHSLSGRDISSQIELGIQTEKGLTNLPTVTCPSSEPVKAGLSFECSVTGLPRAGASNVEVTEMDGRGHLRWQLVSP
- a CDS encoding MerR family transcriptional regulator, which encodes MTSSRRPKVATPDAAIPDIEMLGISRAAAECGVSERALRYYQQIGLLKPTGRTPGGMRRYAPSDLDRVRRIRDLQSLLGFNLDEIRVILDSDDRLAAIKEQYHAASEGSPRRRDLLRQALEVREELMRTVDAKLAALHDFRAELETSRTRVSRLLTEISGTVKV
- a CDS encoding MFS transporter, producing the protein MADRSPPRAEQNPRYKWIALSNTTLGVLMVTINQSILLISLPNIFQGIHLDPLGPANTSYLLWMLMGFLLVTAVLVVSFGRIGDMFGRVRMYNLGFAVFTFFSILLSVTWMTGTVAAIWLIVMRVFQGVGGALLFANSSAILTDAFPPNERGMAMGINGVAAVSGSFIGLILGGLLAPVEWRLVFLVSVPVGLFATIWAYLKLHDNGVRTPSRIDWAGNITFALGLILLLVGIVYSIQPYGHHTMGWTNPFVDATIAAGIVLLVLFVFIEFRVPEPMFRLHLFRIRAFTAGSVAGAFGAMGRGGLQFVLIIWLQGIWLPLHGYSFDQTPLWAGIYMIPMTVGFLASGPISGVLSDRFGARPFATAGLAISGLAFILMNLLPINFSYLAFAVLILVWALGAGMFFSPNQAAVMNSLPASQRGVGAGMLTTFQNSANVLSMGAFFTVITLGLAASLPSHLYSGLVAQGVPAGAARSVASLPPIGALFSAFLGYNAVQIELGHTGVLTALPHSKAAYLTGREFFPRLISSPFAHGLHLALYFAAAVTLVAAVASVLRGAQYVHQRETLSAEIGEGLAGAGEVAAASVEVEAFNSAALEGASD
- a CDS encoding CDP-alcohol phosphatidyltransferase family protein, with translation MVAQSREESRILTVPNLVTLLRLLCIPLFVLLIARPHRAGWYPAALLLGVLGATDGVDGYVARHFNQVSTLGKVLDPIADRLLLGVAAIAIIAVGAIPLWVAVIALSREALVAGGFLFVAAAGGRRMDVQWAGKAGTFGMMFAFPLFLAGHANDSWHSVAEALAWIAVIPAQALGWYAAVTYLPKARAALAESRNEREGAPA